From Labeo rohita strain BAU-BD-2019 chromosome 18, IGBB_LRoh.1.0, whole genome shotgun sequence, the proteins below share one genomic window:
- the asz1 gene encoding ankyrin repeat, SAM and basic leucine zipper domain-containing protein 1 isoform X1: MLNEIGYAFPAGDESDGSSDEWDIGYSDNNKKSCAEFSEAPLNGEDKVSTLKRAITAGNVELVRELFDSGLDVETRLGFGWTPLMCAVHVAHYELTELLLDHGASANFSRDHYTVLMAACTAASASEEMISRCVALLLSRNADPNVCNRSSMTCLMLAARDGYCQVINLLVSHGAELNFQNDNGLTALTIAVQYGREAAVLKLLQLGADKYIKTKTGKTAADMAKVFNYPEISRILHSTELSTVNGNAHSKAEALYKFLNQNADPSSFKESCSRLSDIELLLHGLNLDHLSEIMVKNDITWSDLLIMEKKDLEKLSFSKIGVTNPEDQKKILSTMEQMHLDKVDLDTLTPLNNIDSGSEDFLNFLISLKQQCCYLTETLQDVISRFPHSPSEVVLTCDPKKEAQVLCAELITQTGDLQKEILCLKTLLSKTAHTEYTFQFHQAGSNNGQRGKTRRRFAAVLGLGMLGAGLLFVLSHSKKLNYF, encoded by the exons ATGTTAAACGAGATTGGCTATGCTTTTCCCGCTGGCGATGAAAGTGATGGGAGCAGCGACGAGTGGGATATTGGATATTctgataataacaaaaaatcgtgcgctgag TTTTCTGAAGCACCTCTGAATGGAGAAGATAAAGTATCCACCTTGAAAAGAGCCATAACTGCAGGGAATGTCGAGCTGGTGCGTGAACTCTTCGACAGTG GTTTGGACGTGGAGACACGGCTTGGCTTTGGTTGGACTCCTCTCATGTGCGCTGTCCATGTGGCCCACTATGAGCTCACAGAGCTGTTGCTGGATCATGGTGCAAGTGCAAACTTCAGCAGAG ACCACTATACAGTTCTGATGGCTGCTTGCACAGCAGCGTCTGCCTCAGAAGAGATGATCTCCAGGTGTGTGGCTCTGCTGCTTAGTCGCAATGCTGACCCCAATGTCTGCAACAG GAGCAGTATGACGTGTCTGATGCTGGCAGCCAGAGACGGCTATTGTCAGGTGATTAATTTGCTGGTTTCGCACGGAGCGGAACTGAACTTTCAGAATGATAATGGACTTACG GCCCTTACAATAGCAGTGCAGTATGGACGTGAAGCAGCCGTGTTGAAACTGCTTCAACTAGGAGCAGATAAGTACATCAAAACCAAAACGGGGAAGACAGCAGCTGACATGGCTAAAGTGTTCAACTACCCCGAG ATTTCCAGGATCCTTCATTCTACAGAGCTCTCTACTGTAAATGGCAATGCACACTCCAAAGCTGAGGCACTGTATAAATTTCTCAATCAAAATGCTGATCCTTCCTCCTTCAAAGAGAG TTGCTCCAGACTGAGTGATATTGAACTTCTGTTGCATGGTCTGAATCTGGATCATCTCTCGGAGATCATGGTG AAAAATGATATCACTTGGAGTGATCTGTTAATCATGGAGAAGAAGGACTTGGAAAAG CTGTCTTTTTCTAAGATCGGCGTAACTAATCCTGAGGATCAGAAGAAGATTCTCAGCACCATGGAGCAGATGCATCTTGATAAAGTAGATCTGGACACCCTGACGCCTCTTAATAACATAGACAGCGG gaGTGAAGATTTCCTCAACTTTCTGATCAGCCTGAAACAGCAGTGCTGTTACTTGACAGAAACCTTACAGGATGTCATCAGCAGGTTCCCACATAGCCCCTCTGAG GTTGTTCTTACATGTGATCCCAAGAAAGAAGCTCAAGTCCTTTGTGCTGAACTAATAACTCAGACAGGAGACCTCCAGAAAGAGATTCTCTGTCTTAAGACCCTGCTCAGCAAG ACGGCTCACACGGAGTACACCTTTCAGTTTCATCAAGCAGGCTCCAATAATGGCCAGAGAGGAAAGACCCGCAGGAGATTTGCTGCTGTGCTTGGACTTGGAATGCTTGGAGCAGGGCTTCTATTTGTGTTGTCACATTcaaaaaaactgaactatttttgA
- the asz1 gene encoding ankyrin repeat, SAM and basic leucine zipper domain-containing protein 1 isoform X3, whose amino-acid sequence MLNEIGYAFPAGDESDGSSDEWDIGYSDNNKKSCAEFSEAPLNGEDKVSTLKRAITAGNVELVRELFDSGLDVETRLGFGWTPLMCAVHVAHYELTELLLDHGASANFSRDHYTVLMAACTAASASEEMISRCVALLLSRNADPNVCNRSSMTCLMLAARDGYCQVINLLVSHGAELNFQNDNGLTALTIAVQYGREAAVLKLLQLGADKYIKTKTGKTAADMAKVFNYPEISRILHSTELSTVNGNAHSKAEALYKFLNQNADPSSFKESCSRLSDIELLLHGLNLDHLSEIMVKNDITWSDLLIMEKKDLEKIGVTNPEDQKKILSTMEQMHLDKVDLDTLTPLNNIDSGSEDFLNFLISLKQQCCYLTETLQDVISRFPHSPSEVVLTCDPKKEAQVLCAELITQTGDLQKEILCLKTLLSKTAHTEYTFQFHQAGSNNGQRGKTRRRFAAVLGLGMLGAGLLFVLSHSKKLNYF is encoded by the exons ATGTTAAACGAGATTGGCTATGCTTTTCCCGCTGGCGATGAAAGTGATGGGAGCAGCGACGAGTGGGATATTGGATATTctgataataacaaaaaatcgtgcgctgag TTTTCTGAAGCACCTCTGAATGGAGAAGATAAAGTATCCACCTTGAAAAGAGCCATAACTGCAGGGAATGTCGAGCTGGTGCGTGAACTCTTCGACAGTG GTTTGGACGTGGAGACACGGCTTGGCTTTGGTTGGACTCCTCTCATGTGCGCTGTCCATGTGGCCCACTATGAGCTCACAGAGCTGTTGCTGGATCATGGTGCAAGTGCAAACTTCAGCAGAG ACCACTATACAGTTCTGATGGCTGCTTGCACAGCAGCGTCTGCCTCAGAAGAGATGATCTCCAGGTGTGTGGCTCTGCTGCTTAGTCGCAATGCTGACCCCAATGTCTGCAACAG GAGCAGTATGACGTGTCTGATGCTGGCAGCCAGAGACGGCTATTGTCAGGTGATTAATTTGCTGGTTTCGCACGGAGCGGAACTGAACTTTCAGAATGATAATGGACTTACG GCCCTTACAATAGCAGTGCAGTATGGACGTGAAGCAGCCGTGTTGAAACTGCTTCAACTAGGAGCAGATAAGTACATCAAAACCAAAACGGGGAAGACAGCAGCTGACATGGCTAAAGTGTTCAACTACCCCGAG ATTTCCAGGATCCTTCATTCTACAGAGCTCTCTACTGTAAATGGCAATGCACACTCCAAAGCTGAGGCACTGTATAAATTTCTCAATCAAAATGCTGATCCTTCCTCCTTCAAAGAGAG TTGCTCCAGACTGAGTGATATTGAACTTCTGTTGCATGGTCTGAATCTGGATCATCTCTCGGAGATCATGGTG AAAAATGATATCACTTGGAGTGATCTGTTAATCATGGAGAAGAAGGACTTGGAAAAG ATCGGCGTAACTAATCCTGAGGATCAGAAGAAGATTCTCAGCACCATGGAGCAGATGCATCTTGATAAAGTAGATCTGGACACCCTGACGCCTCTTAATAACATAGACAGCGG gaGTGAAGATTTCCTCAACTTTCTGATCAGCCTGAAACAGCAGTGCTGTTACTTGACAGAAACCTTACAGGATGTCATCAGCAGGTTCCCACATAGCCCCTCTGAG GTTGTTCTTACATGTGATCCCAAGAAAGAAGCTCAAGTCCTTTGTGCTGAACTAATAACTCAGACAGGAGACCTCCAGAAAGAGATTCTCTGTCTTAAGACCCTGCTCAGCAAG ACGGCTCACACGGAGTACACCTTTCAGTTTCATCAAGCAGGCTCCAATAATGGCCAGAGAGGAAAGACCCGCAGGAGATTTGCTGCTGTGCTTGGACTTGGAATGCTTGGAGCAGGGCTTCTATTTGTGTTGTCACATTcaaaaaaactgaactatttttgA
- the asz1 gene encoding ankyrin repeat, SAM and basic leucine zipper domain-containing protein 1 isoform X2: MLNEIGYAFPAGDESDGSSDEWDIGYSDNNKKSCAEFSEAPLNGEDKVSTLKRAITAGNVELVRELFDSGLDVETRLGFGWTPLMCAVHVAHYELTELLLDHGASANFSRDHYTVLMAACTAASASEEMISRCVALLLSRNADPNVCNRSSMTCLMLAARDGYCQVINLLVSHGAELNFQNDNGLTALTIAVQYGREAAVLKLLQLGADKYIKTKTGKTAADMAKVFNYPEISRILHSTELSTVNGNAHSKAEALYKFLNQNADPSSFKESCSRLSDIELLLHGLNLDHLSEIMKNDITWSDLLIMEKKDLEKLSFSKIGVTNPEDQKKILSTMEQMHLDKVDLDTLTPLNNIDSGSEDFLNFLISLKQQCCYLTETLQDVISRFPHSPSEVVLTCDPKKEAQVLCAELITQTGDLQKEILCLKTLLSKTAHTEYTFQFHQAGSNNGQRGKTRRRFAAVLGLGMLGAGLLFVLSHSKKLNYF; this comes from the exons ATGTTAAACGAGATTGGCTATGCTTTTCCCGCTGGCGATGAAAGTGATGGGAGCAGCGACGAGTGGGATATTGGATATTctgataataacaaaaaatcgtgcgctgag TTTTCTGAAGCACCTCTGAATGGAGAAGATAAAGTATCCACCTTGAAAAGAGCCATAACTGCAGGGAATGTCGAGCTGGTGCGTGAACTCTTCGACAGTG GTTTGGACGTGGAGACACGGCTTGGCTTTGGTTGGACTCCTCTCATGTGCGCTGTCCATGTGGCCCACTATGAGCTCACAGAGCTGTTGCTGGATCATGGTGCAAGTGCAAACTTCAGCAGAG ACCACTATACAGTTCTGATGGCTGCTTGCACAGCAGCGTCTGCCTCAGAAGAGATGATCTCCAGGTGTGTGGCTCTGCTGCTTAGTCGCAATGCTGACCCCAATGTCTGCAACAG GAGCAGTATGACGTGTCTGATGCTGGCAGCCAGAGACGGCTATTGTCAGGTGATTAATTTGCTGGTTTCGCACGGAGCGGAACTGAACTTTCAGAATGATAATGGACTTACG GCCCTTACAATAGCAGTGCAGTATGGACGTGAAGCAGCCGTGTTGAAACTGCTTCAACTAGGAGCAGATAAGTACATCAAAACCAAAACGGGGAAGACAGCAGCTGACATGGCTAAAGTGTTCAACTACCCCGAG ATTTCCAGGATCCTTCATTCTACAGAGCTCTCTACTGTAAATGGCAATGCACACTCCAAAGCTGAGGCACTGTATAAATTTCTCAATCAAAATGCTGATCCTTCCTCCTTCAAAGAGAG TTGCTCCAGACTGAGTGATATTGAACTTCTGTTGCATGGTCTGAATCTGGATCATCTCTCGGAGATCATG AAAAATGATATCACTTGGAGTGATCTGTTAATCATGGAGAAGAAGGACTTGGAAAAG CTGTCTTTTTCTAAGATCGGCGTAACTAATCCTGAGGATCAGAAGAAGATTCTCAGCACCATGGAGCAGATGCATCTTGATAAAGTAGATCTGGACACCCTGACGCCTCTTAATAACATAGACAGCGG gaGTGAAGATTTCCTCAACTTTCTGATCAGCCTGAAACAGCAGTGCTGTTACTTGACAGAAACCTTACAGGATGTCATCAGCAGGTTCCCACATAGCCCCTCTGAG GTTGTTCTTACATGTGATCCCAAGAAAGAAGCTCAAGTCCTTTGTGCTGAACTAATAACTCAGACAGGAGACCTCCAGAAAGAGATTCTCTGTCTTAAGACCCTGCTCAGCAAG ACGGCTCACACGGAGTACACCTTTCAGTTTCATCAAGCAGGCTCCAATAATGGCCAGAGAGGAAAGACCCGCAGGAGATTTGCTGCTGTGCTTGGACTTGGAATGCTTGGAGCAGGGCTTCTATTTGTGTTGTCACATTcaaaaaaactgaactatttttgA
- the asz1 gene encoding ankyrin repeat, SAM and basic leucine zipper domain-containing protein 1 isoform X4 gives MLNEIGYAFPAGDESDGSSDEWDIGYSDNNKKSCAEFSEAPLNGEDKVSTLKRAITAGNVELVRELFDSGLDVETRLGFGWTPLMCAVHVAHYELTELLLDHGASANFSRDHYTVLMAACTAASASEEMISRCVALLLSRNADPNVCNRSSMTCLMLAARDGYCQVINLLVSHGAELNFQNDNGLTALTIAVQYGREAAVLKLLQLGADKYIKTKTGKTAADMAKVFNYPEISRILHSTELSTVNGNAHSKAEALYKFLNQNADPSSFKESCSRLSDIELLLHGLNLDHLSEIMKNDITWSDLLIMEKKDLEKIGVTNPEDQKKILSTMEQMHLDKVDLDTLTPLNNIDSGSEDFLNFLISLKQQCCYLTETLQDVISRFPHSPSEVVLTCDPKKEAQVLCAELITQTGDLQKEILCLKTLLSKTAHTEYTFQFHQAGSNNGQRGKTRRRFAAVLGLGMLGAGLLFVLSHSKKLNYF, from the exons ATGTTAAACGAGATTGGCTATGCTTTTCCCGCTGGCGATGAAAGTGATGGGAGCAGCGACGAGTGGGATATTGGATATTctgataataacaaaaaatcgtgcgctgag TTTTCTGAAGCACCTCTGAATGGAGAAGATAAAGTATCCACCTTGAAAAGAGCCATAACTGCAGGGAATGTCGAGCTGGTGCGTGAACTCTTCGACAGTG GTTTGGACGTGGAGACACGGCTTGGCTTTGGTTGGACTCCTCTCATGTGCGCTGTCCATGTGGCCCACTATGAGCTCACAGAGCTGTTGCTGGATCATGGTGCAAGTGCAAACTTCAGCAGAG ACCACTATACAGTTCTGATGGCTGCTTGCACAGCAGCGTCTGCCTCAGAAGAGATGATCTCCAGGTGTGTGGCTCTGCTGCTTAGTCGCAATGCTGACCCCAATGTCTGCAACAG GAGCAGTATGACGTGTCTGATGCTGGCAGCCAGAGACGGCTATTGTCAGGTGATTAATTTGCTGGTTTCGCACGGAGCGGAACTGAACTTTCAGAATGATAATGGACTTACG GCCCTTACAATAGCAGTGCAGTATGGACGTGAAGCAGCCGTGTTGAAACTGCTTCAACTAGGAGCAGATAAGTACATCAAAACCAAAACGGGGAAGACAGCAGCTGACATGGCTAAAGTGTTCAACTACCCCGAG ATTTCCAGGATCCTTCATTCTACAGAGCTCTCTACTGTAAATGGCAATGCACACTCCAAAGCTGAGGCACTGTATAAATTTCTCAATCAAAATGCTGATCCTTCCTCCTTCAAAGAGAG TTGCTCCAGACTGAGTGATATTGAACTTCTGTTGCATGGTCTGAATCTGGATCATCTCTCGGAGATCATG AAAAATGATATCACTTGGAGTGATCTGTTAATCATGGAGAAGAAGGACTTGGAAAAG ATCGGCGTAACTAATCCTGAGGATCAGAAGAAGATTCTCAGCACCATGGAGCAGATGCATCTTGATAAAGTAGATCTGGACACCCTGACGCCTCTTAATAACATAGACAGCGG gaGTGAAGATTTCCTCAACTTTCTGATCAGCCTGAAACAGCAGTGCTGTTACTTGACAGAAACCTTACAGGATGTCATCAGCAGGTTCCCACATAGCCCCTCTGAG GTTGTTCTTACATGTGATCCCAAGAAAGAAGCTCAAGTCCTTTGTGCTGAACTAATAACTCAGACAGGAGACCTCCAGAAAGAGATTCTCTGTCTTAAGACCCTGCTCAGCAAG ACGGCTCACACGGAGTACACCTTTCAGTTTCATCAAGCAGGCTCCAATAATGGCCAGAGAGGAAAGACCCGCAGGAGATTTGCTGCTGTGCTTGGACTTGGAATGCTTGGAGCAGGGCTTCTATTTGTGTTGTCACATTcaaaaaaactgaactatttttgA